TGAGGGCGTCGCGAACCGTGCGCCCGTAGCCGCAGAGCTCTGCATCGAGCTCTTGGTTGTCGGCGGTCGCTGAAGCGGCGGCCTTGGTGCTCCGTTCTATATCGAGGAGCGGAAGGAGCGCCGCCGAATTGAGCGGAAGCCTAGGCCGCACCTCCCTCGGCATGGCGGCGGGACGGCTGGACGGCTCCGATGCGCCTCCCGTCCCGCGGCCGCGCCCTGGTGCGGTCTCCGGCATGTGCTCGTAAGCACAGTGTCGGAACCGGATGGCCGTATCCGGGCAAAGCGCAGGTTTCCGGCAGGGCTTCGCGCTCAATCGTGGGCCGGCCTGCGCACATATTCGTGAAGAAACGCTTTCTCTGTCTGGATGTTTCGGGTGCACTTCCGGCTTTTCGCAAACGGCCGGGCATCATCGGACGACATCTCGATCGAGCGTCGCCGCGTGATGGCTTTGCTTACGGTTGACAGGAGGAAGACATGCGAATGAAGCTTGCAGGCGCCGCTCTCCTCGCGCTCGGCACCCTGACCGCCACAATCGACACGGCGGACGCCGCGCAGGGCTGCGGCCCCGGGTTCCACAGGGGCTTCTACGGCTGGTGCAAGCCCAATTGGCGCCCCTACGCCTACCGCCCGGTCTACTACGCGCGGCCGGTGGTCTACGGCTGGCACCGTCCCTGGGCCTGGCGCCGCGTCGGCTGGCACCGCCCCTGGGGTTGGCACCATCATGGCGGCTGGCGTCACGCGGCTTGGCACCACGGATGGTGATCGGGTGAAGGCCGCGGAGCCGGCACGCGCGTGCCGGCTCCCGTCCAAGGCGTCCCATCGCTCCTAGGCATGAGACCCGGCCCGGCGCGCCGCTCCGGTTTCGAGCGCGCGCAGGCCGGCGTCGATCAGGATCGCCAGCGCCGAGACCACGAGGCCGCCCTGCAGGACGTAGGCGGTGTTGCCGGTGAGGAGGCCGGAGACGATGACCTCGCCGAGGGTGCTGGCCGCGACTGTCGAGCCGATCGTCGCCGTCGCGAGGCCGATGACGGCCGAGAGTCGGATCCCCGAGAGGATCATCGGCAGCGCGAGAGGGAGCTCCACCTGCACGAGCCGCTGGCGATCGGTCATCCCGATGCCGCGTGCCGCCTCCATCAGCGCCGGATCGAGGCCCTCCAGGCCGGTCAGGGCCGTCTCGAAGATCGGCAGCAATCCGTACAGGACGAGGGCGATCAGCGTCGGGACCGTGCCGAACCCGAAGATCGGCACCGCCAGCGCCAGGACGGCGACCGGCGGGAAGGTCTGGCCGAGATTGGCGAGCGCGCGGGCGAAGGGCAGGACGTCGCGCCCGGCCGGCCGGGTCGCCGCGATTGCGGAGCCCAGGGCGAGCAGGCTGGCCGCCAGGGTCGCGGCGGCGACCAGCAGGAGGTGGTTGACGGCCAGCGTCAGGAGCGGGGTCTGCGCGTAGATCGGCGGGGTGCCGGCGGGCGCGAACGGCCGGAACAGCCCCGCAAACGCCTCCGGCGCCGCCAGGAACGCGACCAGCAGGACGAGCAGCGCGGCCTTCGGGATCGACGCCCGGCTCACGGGCCCGCGCCCTGCGCCTCGAGCCTCGCCCGCGTCACCCGGCCCAGGATGACGCCGTCGCGGCTCACCGGCAGAGCCGGGCGCTGCGACCACAGGCTCTCGGCCAGGGCATCGCGCACCGAGGTGCCGGCCGGGATCGGCGCGCCCGGCGCCGGGCCGGGCTCGGCGAGATCGTCCACGAGCCGCAGGGCCATGAGCTGGAAGGCGCGGTCGCCGCGGCCGAGCAGGGCGCCGACGAATTCGGTCGCCGGCGCGCCGATCAGAGCCGTCGGGTCGGCCTCCTGGACCAAGCGCCCTCCATCCATCACGGCGATCCGGTCGCCGAGGCGCAGGGCCTCGTTCATGTCGTGTGTCACCAGCACGATCGTGGTGCCGTAGCGCTGCTGGATCGCCTTCAAGTCGTCCTGAGCCCGGCCGCGGATGATCGGATCGAGGGCGCCGAAGGGTTCGTCCATCAGCAGGATCGGCGGCTCGGCGGCGAGGGCGCGGGCGACGCCGATCCGCTGCTGCTCGCCGCCGGAGAGCGCCGCCGGAAGGCGGTCGCGGTAGAGCGCCGGATCGAGACGGAACAGGGTGAGGAGTTCGTCGACCCTGGCGGCGATCCGCGCCCGCTCCCAGCCGAGGAGTTTGGGCACCGCGCCGATATTCTCCGCGACGGTGCGGTGAGGAAACAGCCCGTGCCCCTGGATGGCGTAGCCGATCCCGCGGCGCAGCGCGTGGGGCGGGACGGTCCGGACGTCCCGGCCCGCCACCCGGATCGTGCCGGCGCTCGGCTCGGCGAGGCGGTTGATCAGCCGCAGCAGGGTCGTCTTGCCCGAACCCGACGTGCCGACCACCGTCAGGATCGTTCCGGCCGCGACCCGCAGGCTGACATCGGCCACGATCGTGCGGCCGCCGACGACGCGGCTGACATGCGCGAGTTCAATCATGGGGTCCGGTCCGCCGCCCGGCCGCGACTGAGGTCGATGACCGCATCGAGCAGCACCGCCGCGCCGCTGGCCATGGCCACCGTCGGCAGCGCGCCGAGCAGCACGAGGTCGCCCGCGTTCTGGCTGATGCCCTGGAAGACGTACACGCCGAGACCGCCGCCGCCGACGAGCCCGGCGATCACCGCCAGCCCGATATTCTGGACGAGCACGATGCGGATACCGGTGAGGATGGCCGGGAGGGCGAGCGGCAGCTCCACCTGTACCAAGCGCTGCCGGTCGGTCATGCCGACGCCCCGCGCGGCGTCGCGCACCGGCCCGGGCACGGCGTCGAGGCCGGCGACGGTCGCGGCGGTGACCGGCAGGAGCGCGTAGGCGAACAGGGCCACGAAGGCCGGTGCGGCGCCGATCCCCGCGATGCCGAGATCCGCCGCCCCCGGGACCGTCCGGCCGATCCAGGCGAGGGGAGCGATCAGCATCCCGAACAGGGCCATCGACGGGATCGTCTGCACGACGTTGAAGACCGAGAGCAGCGCCGCCCGTAAGGTAGGGACCGGATGGGCCAGGATCGCCGCCGGGATCCCGACCAGGGCGGCGGCAGCCACCGAGGATAGGGCGAGGCCGGCATGGGTCCGGACCTCTCGGCCGAACGTGTCGGAGCGGCCGACATATTCCCGCAGCACCGAGAGGTTGTCCCAGAACCCGGAGCGCAGGACGAGCCCTACGAGGGCTGCAACGAGCGCCAGCGCGCCGATCTGCAGCGCCGGGCTCGGCCGCAGCCGCGCCAGCCCGTCGCCGGCCGCGAGGCCGGCGGTCGCGAAGGCCAGCCACCAGCCCGCATCCAGGGAGATCCGGCCGTAGCGGTCGCCGGGCGGCGTCAGGTGATCGGCCGCCCAGCCGGCCGCGAGGCAGAGCAGCCCGAGCGCGGCACTCCCGGCGGCGAGGCGCAGGCCCGGTGCGATCCGCAGCGCGAGCAGCGGCGCGACGCATCCGAGGACGGCGCCGAGCGCCAGGGCTTGGCCAAGGGGCAGGGCCGACCACGCCATCAGGGGCGTACCCAACGCGATCCGGTTCGGGCGCGCCGTCACCAGCGGCAAGGCGAGGAGGCCGAGGCCGAGGAGGGCCGCGAAGACAGAACCCAGCGGGTCGGCCCCCGGCCGGGCCGGGCGGAAACCGGCGCGCGCCCGGGCCGCCATGTGTCCGCTCATCCGGTGCTCCGAGCGCGGCCGTAACTGCCCCGCACTAGAGCCGTTTCCCGCCGCGTTGCAATCCGGGGCGGCTCTAAAGGCCGTGCTCCGGCTGAGGGCGCCTAGGGCACGAAGCCGTTCCGCCTGAGGAAATCTGCCGCGACGGACGAGGCCGGCTCGCCGCCGAGCTGCACGCGGCCGTTGAGCTCCTGCAGCGTGGCCAGATCGAGCCTGCGGAAGATCGGATCGAGCACCGCGGCGATCTCCGGATGCGCCTTGAGAACCGGCCCGCGGACCACCGGCGCCGGCTGGTAGACCGGCTGGACGCGCTTGTCGTCCGCCATGACGACGAGCCGCGCGACGGTGAGGCTGCCGTCGGTGCCGAACACCATGGCGGCGTTCGTGCCCGAGGTGCCCCGCATCGCCGCGGCGATCGTGCCGGCGGTGTCGCCGCCCGACAGGATGACCAGCTGGTCCGGCCTGAGCGCGAAGCCGTAGGCCTTGCCGAAGGCCGGGAGCGCGGCCGGCGCGGAGACGAATTCCGAGGACGCGGCGAGCTTGATCCGGCCGCCGCCGGCCACGTAGCGGCCGAAATCGCTCATCGTCCGCAGGCCGTTGGCCTGGGCGATGTCCGCGCGGACCGCGATCGCCCAGGTGTTGTCGGCCGAGGCCGGATTCAGCCAGACGAGGTCGTTGGCCTGGAGATCGAGGGTCCTGGCGGTCTCGTAGGCAGCGCCCGGATCCTTCCAGACCGGGAGGTCCGCCTTGCTGAAGAAGAACGCCGCGTTGCCGGTATATTCCGGGTAGATGTCGATCTGGCCCTCGAGCAGGGCCTGGCGAACGATCGGCGTGGCGCCGAGCTCGATCTTGTCGACGGTCGGCAGGCCCTTGGCCTTCAAAGCCTGCAGGATGATGTTCCCGAGGACGCCGCCCTCCGTATCGAGCTTGGACGACACGACGATGCCGGCCGCCTGCGCGCCGGCCACCGTCAGAAGCAGCGCGAGGAATCCCACCAGAAGCCGCTTCGTCATCGCGTGAGACATCCCGTCTGCGTCATCCGATCCTCCGTAGCGCTTTTCGCCAGGGGGTTCAGGACCGAGACGGAGGAGGCCGTCGAGCGCGAAGCCTCGCGGGCGTCGCGACAGAGGGGCGGCGCAGGTCCAGGACCGGCGACTCGGCGCAAATTGTCGCGCCCTCGGACTTCGACCGCAACACATGTTGTGTTGTTCGCTGCGCGACAGTTCGAACCATAACGCAGATTAACGGATTGGGGATGAAGACTGATCTTTCGTGAGGTCGGAGTAACTTTCGCTGCTGGCTATAGGGGTTTTGATTAACAGGTCGAGCCTAGGCCTTAAGCCTCGGAGCTTGCCATGCGATCCGTCTATACGTGCCTCGCCGAGGCACATGACCACCGACTCATCCTGCTCGCTGCGGCCATCTGCATCACGGGCGTCTACGGCTCGTTCTCGGTGGCAGCTCACGCGGCGCGCTCGATGGGGCGTGCCGCCTGGACCTGGGGCGCCGCCGCCATCGTGGCGTCGGGCTGCACCGCCTGGGCCACCCACATGGTCGCGCTGCTCGCCTTCAGGCCCGGCATGCCCGCCGGCTTCGAGCCGACCCTCACGGCCCTGTCGCTCCTGATCGCCATCGGCGGCATCGGGATCAGCATCGGGTTCGTGATCGGCCAGCGGGATCGGGCGCGCCGGTTCGCGGCCGGCCTCGCCCTCGGGATCAGCATCGCGGCGCTGCACTATCTCGGCGAGGCCTCCTACTTGGTCGCCGGGACCGTGGTGTGGGATCCAGCCCTCGTGGCCGTCTCGCTGGCGGCGAGCCTGCTGATGTTCGGTGCGGCCCTGATGGTCGCTGGCGAGCGGCGTCGTCCGTGGCGCCGGGCTGCGGCACCGCTGCTGCTTGCGGGGATCGGTGTCCTCCATCTCGGCGGCATGGCGGCAATGACGCTGACCTTCGATCCGGAGCGGCCGCTGCCGGCCGAGGCGGTCCCGCCAGAGGTGGTGGCGCCGATCGTGGCGTGCGTCTCGTTCGGGCTCCTGACCCTGGCCCTCGTCGGCCTGCGCCTGACCCTGAGCGCCCGGGCGCAGGCCCGGCGGGACCAGGAGCGCCTGCGTGAGCTGGCCAACCTCGCCGTCGAAGGTCTCGCCGTCTGCGACGGCGAGACCATCAAGACCGCCAACCGGAGCCTTGAGCAGATGTCGGGTGTCGGCGCCGGTGCGCTGAGCGGCCGCCGCCTGTCGGATGTCCTGCCCGGCCTCGTCGTCTCGGCCCTGCCCGAGCGCGAGGAGCGGGAGGCCGAGCTGGTCGGCGCCGACGGGCAGAGCGTGCCGGTGCGCGTGCTGCGCAGCGAAGTCCCCCTCGGCAGCGGGCTCCAGACCGTGCTGGCCGTCCGCGATCAGCGGGAGCGCCTGCAGACCGAGTCGCGGATGCGCATGCTGGCCTATTCGGACGCGCTGACGGGCCTGCCGAACCGCGCCCATTTTCACGACCTGCTCGCCCGCCACGCCGCGTCCTGCGGCGAACGCGATCAGCCCTTCGCGGTCTTCATTCTCGATCTCGACCGGTTCAAGCTCGTGAACGACACCCTCGGGCACGGTCTCGGCGACACGCTGCTGCGCAAGGCGGCCGAGCGCCTGACGGCGGCGCTGGGTGCGCAGGATCTGGTCGCGCGGCTTGGCGGTGACGAGTTCGCGGTCCTGCAGGCCGCCCCGGACGGTCCCGAGGCGGTGCAGGCTCTGGCCGCGCGCATCATCGAGCTGATCGACCGCCCGTTCCTGATCGACGGTCAGCTCGTCAATGTCGGCGCCTCGGTCGGCGCCGCGCTCGCGCCGGCGGATGGCCGCGAGCCGGGCACGCTGCTGCGCAACGCCGACCTCGCGCTGTACAAGGCCAAAGCGGATGGCAAGGGCACGTTCCGCCGGTTCGATCCCATGCTGGACGCGCGCGTCCAGGCCCGGCGCAGCCTGGAGGCGGACCTGCGCCGCGCGATCACGGTGCAGGAATTCGAGCTGCACTATCAGCCCCTCGTCGATGCGCGCACGGGCCGGATCACCGCGGCGGAAGCGCTGGTGCGCTGGCGCCATCCGGAGCGCGGCCTCGTTCCGCCTGCCGATTTCATCCCGCTCGCCGAGGAGACGGGTCTGATCGGACCGCTGGGACAATGGGTCCTGCGCACGGCCTGCACCCAGGCGGCCCGCTGGCCGTCGCACATCCGGGTGGCCGTCAATCTCTCCCCGGCCCAGTTCCGGGACCTCCGCCTCGCCGAGACCGTGAAGGCGGCGCTCACCGCTTCCGGTCTCGCCGCGGACCGCCTGGAGCTGGAGATCACCGAGGGCGTGCTGCTGGCCGACGAAGAGCGCACCCTCGCCACCCTGACCCGATTGCGGGCGGCGGGCGTCAGCATCTCGATGGACGATTTCGGGACGGGCTACTCCTCGCTGAGCTACCTGCGCCGCTTTCCCTTCGACAAGATCAAGGTCGACCGATCCTTCGTGCGGCAGCTTCCGGGCGACCCGGAGAGCGCCGCTATCGTCCGGGCGATCATCACCATGGGGGCGTGCCTCGGCATGACCATCACGGTCGAAGGCGTCGAGACGGCCGAGCAGTTCGCCTTCACGGCCGCCTCAGGTTGTGACCAGGTGCAGGGCTATCACGTCAGCCGCCCGCTGCCGGAAGCGGAGTTCCTGTCGTTCGTCGACGCGCGCGAGGCCGCATGACTCCCAGGGACCGCTCCGACCTGTTCCGGCTGGTCTACCGCAGCCGCAGCGCGATCGCGGGCAGCCCTGCGGAGGTGCAGCGCATCGTCGGCGCCATCGTGGCGGCGTCCCAGCACCGGAATGCCGGAGCCGGCGTCACCGGTGCGATGCTCTTTGCCAGCCTGCACTTCGTGCAGGCTCTGGAAGGGCCGGCCTCCGCCGTGGAGGCGATCTTCGACCGGATCTGCTGCGACCTGCGCCATACCGGCATCGAGGTGGTCGAGTGCGGACCCGTGCTCGAACCGGCCTTCGGCAGCGGGCCCATGAGCCACCTGGTGCCGGATGCCGATGCCGGCGCCTTGCTGGACCGGCTCGACAGCGAGGCCGAATGCGTCGAGGCCGCCGCGGCGGCGATGAAGCTGATGCTGGCGCTGCTTCAGACAACGGCTGCCGGGCAGGATCGCGAGCCGATCCCATTCATGCGCGC
This window of the Methylobacterium tardum genome carries:
- a CDS encoding putative bifunctional diguanylate cyclase/phosphodiesterase is translated as MRSVYTCLAEAHDHRLILLAAAICITGVYGSFSVAAHAARSMGRAAWTWGAAAIVASGCTAWATHMVALLAFRPGMPAGFEPTLTALSLLIAIGGIGISIGFVIGQRDRARRFAAGLALGISIAALHYLGEASYLVAGTVVWDPALVAVSLAASLLMFGAALMVAGERRRPWRRAAAPLLLAGIGVLHLGGMAAMTLTFDPERPLPAEAVPPEVVAPIVACVSFGLLTLALVGLRLTLSARAQARRDQERLRELANLAVEGLAVCDGETIKTANRSLEQMSGVGAGALSGRRLSDVLPGLVVSALPEREEREAELVGADGQSVPVRVLRSEVPLGSGLQTVLAVRDQRERLQTESRMRMLAYSDALTGLPNRAHFHDLLARHAASCGERDQPFAVFILDLDRFKLVNDTLGHGLGDTLLRKAAERLTAALGAQDLVARLGGDEFAVLQAAPDGPEAVQALAARIIELIDRPFLIDGQLVNVGASVGAALAPADGREPGTLLRNADLALYKAKADGKGTFRRFDPMLDARVQARRSLEADLRRAITVQEFELHYQPLVDARTGRITAAEALVRWRHPERGLVPPADFIPLAEETGLIGPLGQWVLRTACTQAARWPSHIRVAVNLSPAQFRDLRLAETVKAALTASGLAADRLELEITEGVLLADEERTLATLTRLRAAGVSISMDDFGTGYSSLSYLRRFPFDKIKVDRSFVRQLPGDPESAAIVRAIITMGACLGMTITVEGVETAEQFAFTAASGCDQVQGYHVSRPLPEAEFLSFVDAREAA
- a CDS encoding ABC transporter permease, which translates into the protein MSRASIPKAALLVLLVAFLAAPEAFAGLFRPFAPAGTPPIYAQTPLLTLAVNHLLLVAAATLAASLLALGSAIAATRPAGRDVLPFARALANLGQTFPPVAVLALAVPIFGFGTVPTLIALVLYGLLPIFETALTGLEGLDPALMEAARGIGMTDRQRLVQVELPLALPMILSGIRLSAVIGLATATIGSTVAASTLGEVIVSGLLTGNTAYVLQGGLVVSALAILIDAGLRALETGAARRAGSHA
- a CDS encoding ABC transporter ATP-binding protein — encoded protein: MIELAHVSRVVGGRTIVADVSLRVAAGTILTVVGTSGSGKTTLLRLINRLAEPSAGTIRVAGRDVRTVPPHALRRGIGYAIQGHGLFPHRTVAENIGAVPKLLGWERARIAARVDELLTLFRLDPALYRDRLPAALSGGEQQRIGVARALAAEPPILLMDEPFGALDPIIRGRAQDDLKAIQQRYGTTIVLVTHDMNEALRLGDRIAVMDGGRLVQEADPTALIGAPATEFVGALLGRGDRAFQLMALRLVDDLAEPGPAPGAPIPAGTSVRDALAESLWSQRPALPVSRDGVILGRVTRARLEAQGAGP
- a CDS encoding GCG_CRPN prefix-to-repeats domain-containing protein gives rise to the protein MRMKLAGAALLALGTLTATIDTADAAQGCGPGFHRGFYGWCKPNWRPYAYRPVYYARPVVYGWHRPWAWRRVGWHRPWGWHHHGGWRHAAWHHGW
- a CDS encoding ABC transporter permease, with product MSGHMAARARAGFRPARPGADPLGSVFAALLGLGLLALPLVTARPNRIALGTPLMAWSALPLGQALALGAVLGCVAPLLALRIAPGLRLAAGSAALGLLCLAAGWAADHLTPPGDRYGRISLDAGWWLAFATAGLAAGDGLARLRPSPALQIGALALVAALVGLVLRSGFWDNLSVLREYVGRSDTFGREVRTHAGLALSSVAAAALVGIPAAILAHPVPTLRAALLSVFNVVQTIPSMALFGMLIAPLAWIGRTVPGAADLGIAGIGAAPAFVALFAYALLPVTAATVAGLDAVPGPVRDAARGVGMTDRQRLVQVELPLALPAILTGIRIVLVQNIGLAVIAGLVGGGGLGVYVFQGISQNAGDLVLLGALPTVAMASGAAVLLDAVIDLSRGRAADRTP
- a CDS encoding BLUF domain-containing protein yields the protein MTPRDRSDLFRLVYRSRSAIAGSPAEVQRIVGAIVAASQHRNAGAGVTGAMLFASLHFVQALEGPASAVEAIFDRICCDLRHTGIEVVECGPVLEPAFGSGPMSHLVPDADAGALLDRLDSEAECVEAAAAAMKLMLALLQTTAAGQDREPIPFMRAS
- the osmF gene encoding glycine betaine ABC transporter substrate-binding protein OsmF, encoding MSHAMTKRLLVGFLALLLTVAGAQAAGIVVSSKLDTEGGVLGNIILQALKAKGLPTVDKIELGATPIVRQALLEGQIDIYPEYTGNAAFFFSKADLPVWKDPGAAYETARTLDLQANDLVWLNPASADNTWAIAVRADIAQANGLRTMSDFGRYVAGGGRIKLAASSEFVSAPAALPAFGKAYGFALRPDQLVILSGGDTAGTIAAAMRGTSGTNAAMVFGTDGSLTVARLVVMADDKRVQPVYQPAPVVRGPVLKAHPEIAAVLDPIFRRLDLATLQELNGRVQLGGEPASSVAADFLRRNGFVP